In Rhodococcus pseudokoreensis, the DNA window GCTGGGACGCCTCCACTGACCGAGGCCGGCGGCGGCCGGTGTCGGTCGTGAGGAACGCGGTCTGCTCCAACTTTGCTATAGAAGTGTGATCCAGGACATAGGTACCTACGTAGGTAGTTTGCCGAATAGATTCCAGGGGCGTCTCCGGCCAGGCTTGGACCTGGACAAGGAGGTCACATGAACACAGAGGAGTTGGGTGTGCTCGAGCAGGTTGCGGTGAGGGAGTTGGTGGCGCATTCACACAGGTGGTGTGGGTCTGACAGTGCGCAGATCGACGTCCGCCGCGGAAGTTCCGTTGCCGAGGATCAGGCGCTTGGACGACTCGAAGATCTGGGTCTCATCGCATTCGGCGCGGCTGGGCGAAGCACCGGCGACGTCATTCTGACGCACGCGGGCGTGGAAGCGCTCGCCTACCTCGCGGCTACCGCGTGAGTCGTTTCGGTGGTCAGTCCGAGTGTTCGGACGTGCTGAACCATCGCGCGATCTGCGTTCGCGAGCGGAAGCCGAGTTTGACGAGGGCGTGCTCGACATGAGCGTCGACGGTCCTGGGCGAGATCACCAGCTTGGCAGCGATCTCCCTGTTGGTGAGTCCTTGGGCCACCAGAGCCGCGATCTGCTGCTCACGCCGTGTAAGGCCGGCGTGAGCAGCAGGCTTTCGGGCTCGGGGTTTCGGTTCTGCCCCGGATCCCAAGGCGAGCGCCACCGATTCTTCGAATGAGAGTTCCTGACCGGTAGCGAAGATCTGCGCGAACTCCGGGTCGCCTAGGTGCTGACGCAACTGTGCTTCGATTCCGCTGGTGACGCCCTGTACGGCGGCCTGAGGCAACCGCATCTGGCTGTAGCGCCAGATCGATTTGGCCGCGCCCAGAAGCATGGCGGCGCGGTGTGGATCGCGTTCTGCGTCCGACCACGCGAGCCCCTCGATACAGACGGCCACCATGCCTGGCTGCTCGAACATCTGGTAGAGGTGGATCGCTTTCCTCATGAGCGCTGTGGCGGAGACGACGTCTCCTTGGCGCCACCGGACTGCACCGAGTGGGTACAGAGCTATTGCATGGAGTAGATGCACGCCAAGTTTCTCCGCGAAGTGTACGAAACGGAGTGTTATCTCTTCTGCCCGTTCGTGATTCGTGATAAAAACGCATAGAGCGGAAAGCGCCATCGCTTCCGCCACGAGGACTGTGCGCTCTCTGTCGATCCCCAGTTCGACTGTCTTTTCGGCCTGCTCGAAAGCGAGATGCGCGTGCCCGTCCGCAAACGCCTCCAAGGCTGAGGCGAAGGGGGTGATCACGCTGAAGTCGTCGAATCCCGGTCGCGTGATCAGCTCGCGATATTCGCGAAGTAGTGTCCGGGCTTCACCGGTCTGTCCGGCCAGGAACCCGAGAATGCTCGCGGCAACGAGCCCCGCGGCGCGGTCCACCGTGGGCTCGGTAGTTCGGTCGAGAGCGCGACGGAGCCATTGACATCCCTCAATCATGGAACCGGATTGCTGCCAGAATGGACGCAGTGCCGTTGCCATCTCGATCGTGGTGTCGACGGCGTCAGGGTCGGACAAGCTGAACTCGAGTGCTTCGCGAATATTTGCCTGCTCGCTTCGCGTCGTGGCGTACCACTCGACGTCGCTGCTGCTGCAGTAGTCGGTGAGGCCGAGCTGGGCGAGGCGGAAGAAGTAGTCGCGGTGACGACGCCGCACGAGCAGTTCGTCCGGGGACGACGCCAACTTCTCGCGGGCGTACTGGCGCACAGGTTCCAGCATCCGGTAGCGGCCACGCAACCCGTGAGTGCCGTTGATGCGGACGATGACCGATTTGTCGACCAGACCTATCAGCGCACCCACGACAGTGGGTTCCGGCTCGGCGGCCAGGCAAACCCCTCCCGCGGTTTCGATCGTAAACCCTCCGGAGAAGACGGAGAGCTGCTCCCACAGTCGACGTTCCTCCGGTGTGCACAACCGGTAGCTCCAGTCGACCGCGGCATCCAACGTGCGATGGCGTGGGTGTCGCGTCCGCTCGGTGGCTGTCAGAACCTCCGTATGCGCGAGCCGCTCTGCGATCTCGGCCGCGCTGAAGGTCCGGACGTGGGCTGCGGCGAGTTCGACGGCCAAGGGTAGGCCCTCGAGCGCTCGGCACAGCTTCGCGACCGCCTCGCGGTTTTCCTCGGTGATCCGGAACCGCGGGTCTGCTGCAGATGCGCGTTCCTCGAACAACACCATCGCCTCGCTGAGCCCGGTTGCGGTGGACTCGTGTGTGAGTGGGGGTACGGGGAAGACCTGCTCACCCACGACCCCCAGCACATGTCTACTCGTCCCCAGCACTTTGAGGTCCGGTGCCACCTGAAGAAGTCCGCTGATCAACACCGCGCAGGCCTCGGCCAGGTGTTCACAGTTGTCGAGGATGACGAGAAGCCGTCGTTCCCGAAGATGGTCGACCAGGATGCTCAGAGGGTCGGACGACTCGTTGCGAATTCGCAGCGCGGTGCTGATGGTTCGTGTGAGCAGGTCGCCTTGACGGAGATCCGCCAGTTCCACCAGCCACACCCCGTCGGGGAACTGGCGCCGGACCTCGCTTGCGAGCCTGAGTGCGAACCGTGTCTTGCCGACTCCACCCATGCCGGTCAAGGTCAGCATCCGAGCGGAGGCAAACAGGTTCTTGGCCTGTGTGAGGTCGTCCCGGCGGCCGACGAAGCTGGTCAACTCCACAGGCAGGTTGCCGGCCGGGCGCACACTCATGCTGGTAAACATCTCACCTTGTCCGGCGTAATGCCACGTCGCCCCCGACAGGAGTGCGTCTGGTTGAGCGCTGCTCTCCTGGCACCGTCGGGCGACGCTTTGAGATGCGCTCGCGGGCCGGCGGCCATCGAGGCCAAATGGCTGTGCTGGTGAAGTGCACCGTGGTGACACCTTCGCGCGGGCCCGTGCTCGCGGAACGAGGTGGTCTCATCACAGTGCGCGCGACGGACCGATATCGCGTAACCGTGTCGTTGTTGGTCGGTGGTCGCGGCCTCGCTCGAGCTGAACTTCTTGCCCTTTTATGCGCTTGAACTGCGAGTTTGAGGCTACCTTTAGAGGAGGAGATCGCGAGCATCGTCCAGGTGGCGTTCACGATGAACGCCACCGACCAGGTCGTCGACACCGCCATGAGCCACGGTGTCGACACCGTCACCGAGTCCGGCAACGTGCTGGCGCGAGATCGCCGCCCTCGGTCAGCAGCACGGCGGACAGTTGTTGCAACGCCGACGGGATCACCCAGTAGTACACCCAGGTGCCGCGGCGTTCGCAGCCAGCAGCCCGGCGACGCGGAGCACCTTCAGGTGGTGCGAGCTCGTCGGCTGCGACAGGTCGAACGACGCGGAGATGTCGCAGCCGCAGGCTTCGCCGCCGGGATGGCTGGCGATCAGGCTGAGCAAGCGCAGGCGCACCGGATCGCCGAGGGCCGAAAACATCCGGGCCAGGTCGCCGGCCCAGTCCTCGGTCAGTGGTTCACGCGCGAGCGGCGAGCAGCACTCGCCGCCGTCCAGCTCGTTTTGATTCGACATGCGTCTATATTGACGAATCGAATCAAGTCGCATGCGGAACACGCTCGCAGGGCTGCCTGCCGAGGATCGGCTGGCCTGATCGACGAAATATGTTGTGCTACTTCCCTACTTCGCGCGCACCGGCACCCGGAGGGCCGCGGCGTGGCATCGTATCGAATTGGCCGTTGAGGTCTGTTCGGGGACGACTTAATCTGGAGGGTGCGGGCCGTATCCCGTCGGGTCGAGATTTGGCAGTCCGGGATACGACTCGCCGGAGGGGCTTGTCGAGGACAGCGCGCGGTCGGATTGCGGTTCCGGTCGCGTCCATAGATTGGCGGGCCCCGGCCCCAGCCTGCCGCTCGTCCGCTACGGTCCGATCGTCCTAGCGAGCGCCTTCGGTGTCGTCGAAGAACGACCAGCCGTCGGTGTGCCGGACTTCCATCCGCCAGCCGAGTTCGCTGTTGTCGGCACGGACGTCGACGAACCAGGCGTGTGCATCTTCCGCGCTTTCGATGTCCTTGGTCTCGGTCTCGACGACGTTGCCGGTGGGATCGAGTACTCGATAGGTAGCCATGTTGTCCGAACGCCCAGGGGCGGACTGGGTTAACCGATGCGACGGCACAGCGCAGGTCGTGGCACCACCGGCGGGTTCGGGGCCGCGATCGTGGAACTCGCGTAGGCATCTGCGTGCTGAAGTCTCGCTATTGCCGGCTTCATTGCGGGTGACGCGGCCGAGCAGCGAACCGGAACGCTGTGAGACCGGCCGGCCGGGGCGCTGGTCATCGCCGAACGGCGAGCGGGCACAACAGCGCTATTCAGGGTGTGCGTCCGACGCCGGTGGTGATTTCGTTGCATCGGCGGCGGGCGGTGTCTGCAGCCAGGGGTGCGGTGGGCAGGCCGCTTCCCGCTCGGAGACCCCAAAGTAGTCGGCCAGGAACCGCCGATCGACGGGAGGGTCGGTGGCGAGGTTGTATGCGCCGTGTACCGGCGGGAGGACTGCTTGTACGTATGCGGCTGCGGCATCGTCGGTGTGCAGGATCTGTACCCGGAGCTGGTCCGGTAGCGGCACGGCGGGCACAGCTGCGCGGCGGGCCAACGAACCCGGAACGAATGGGCCGCCGAACAGTCGGCGCTGTGAGGTCGCGGACTCGCGTTTGAAGATGAACCCTGGCCGCCTCCGCACCACCCGGACTGCGGAATTGCGGATCTCATACGCGTCGAACCAACGTTCGAGATAGGCCTTCTCTCGGGGATACGCGGCTCCGGGCCACCCGTGGGTGGGCCAGTTCTCGCTGACTTCCCGGTCGGAGGGTCCCGGGGAGTCGGCGGCCACGGACGACGCATATACCAGGGCGTGTACTCGTTCGGCGGCGACGGCGTCGAACACGCCGATGGCGCCCAGCACGTTGTTGCGCCACGTCGCAGCGGGCTTTCTGGTCGGCTGGAACAACCAGGCGAGATGGATCACGGCGTCCGCGCCACGGACAACAGCGCGCAGGTCACCGGTCGCGATATCGGTGGTGACAAAGGTGGTCTTCGAGGTGGTCCAGGCGGTGGGCCTGCGGGCGACTGCCATCACAGTCTCTACGTGCGGGGTGGCCCCGAGAGCGGACACCACGCTGGTCCCGACGTTGCCGAGCCCACGACACGCCAACTGGATGCGGAGCCGGTTCTTGGACAATGGACAGCTCAAAGGCCTTCGCCCACCGCGAGTAGAGCGACGACGCTCCCACACGGCAGCGATCGACCCTGTTAGTGGGTTCGTCGCTCCCACGCGCGTGGGGGTCGGGCGGCGTGGCGGGTGCGTCGGGTGTGACGGGTGCGTTCGGTTTCGGACATGCCGCCCCAAATGCCGTAGGCCTCGGTGGTAGTGAGGGCGTGGTCGCGGCATTCGGCGAGGACGGGGCAGTTGTGGCAGATCTGTTTGGCGGCGTGCTCGCGTCGGGCGCGGACGCTGCCGCGTTCTCCGTCGGGCGAGAAGAACATGTCGGTGTCGGTGCCGCGGCAGGAGGCGACATGCTGCCAGTCCTGATCGGTGGGGTGGTGCGAATGGTCGAGCATGGTGGAGTGGGTCGCTTTCGAAAGTCGAACGGGGAGCGATCTTCCCGGGAGGTGCGGGTGTTCATCCGGGGCCGCGGTCGGGCGGACGGTCGTCGGTGGCGTGACGGCACATCAATGACATGGGCGGCCTGGGTTGGTGGGATCTCCTCGACAATCGCGTGCAATGGAGGGTTTACGCCCCCGCCTGCTGTGGTCCGGGGATCCGGGACGGCAATTCGGTTCGCCGCCACATCCACAGCAGTAGGTGCCTGGGTGCGTCGATGCCTGGGCTCGACATCGGTGATACCGGGAGTCACCCCGGATGCTTCACGCCCTGTGTCGCCCGGAAGGGGCGGGTGCAGGGTGTGCAGTCAAGGGTAATGACCCGGCGCTCGGCGCTGAAGAGAATCGCTGGAAAGTAACTGCCGTCACATCCGGTGAGCCCGTCAGAGCTTCTTCCAGCCCGAGCAGGCGCCGCACGATGGTGACGCTGCTGGCCCAGGGGCAGGCGCGGGCGGCGATGAGCCGGTCCGGGTGAGCGGTGGGAGCGTGGGCCACGCCGGTGCGGGGTATACGGCCGCTATGTCGACTTCCGCCGCGCGTGTTCTTCCCCGGGTTCTGGGTGTCCTGACCGCCGCATACAGTGTTGCGATCATCGTCTCACCGAAACTTCTCGCGAAGCCCTGCAAACTCACCCGCGTCGACGGCGTCGTCCCTCCCGAGGTCGCGACGGTGATCCGGGCGGTGGGGGTGCGTGATGCGGCGAGCGGCTTGGCCCTGGTCACGGCACCTGCCGGGGCGGCGCTACGCGCCGCAGTCGCGGTCCGGGTGGTCTCCGATTTCGGTGATGCCGCGGTCTTCGGGCTCACGCTTCCCGATGCGGCGACCAAGGCCAAGGCCGCCGGCGTCGCCGCGGCATGGGGCACGTTGTGCGCGTACAGCGGGCGTCACACCGGGTAGGGGGGGGTCGGCGCGCTGAACAGCCCGCGGGCCTTTCCGCTACTGCGGTCGGTGGGATGGTTGGTGGGCGGTGAGCAGTAGGTGGTCGAATCGGGTGCGCAGGCCGGTGTCGGGTTCGAGTTCGTCGAATGCGGCGACGATGTGTTCGGCGATCGTGCGGAGCCGGGTGTTGGTTTCCTGTGAGCGCCAGGTGAGGATGTCGAACGCGCGGTCGGCGGGGATACCGTAGACCAGCATCAACGCCCCCTTGGCCTGTTCGATCACCGCCCTCGATTGCTCGAGTTCGGCGACGGTTTCGTCGACCGAGTCTTTGACGTCGCTGCGGTGGGAGTCGGTGATGTCGATGTAGAACCCGCTCGTGCCGATCACGGCGCCGGCGTCGTCGTGCATGCGGTCGCCGACGACCACGACCTGGCGGACCTTGCCGGTGGCGGTGATGATGCGGTGTTTGCTGGAGAACGGTTCGGCGTCATTGATCATCCGGTCCAAGACCCGTGCGACGTGCGGGTGGTCCTCGGGGTGTTTGTGGGAGAGCAGCAGTTCGGTGGTCGGAGTGACCTCGCCGGGCCGGTAGCCGTGCATCTGTGCGACGGCCTCGGACCATTCCCACCGTTGCCCGTCCAGGAAGAAGCGGAAGCTGCCCACCCGTTGCGGCTCACCGCCACCGAAGACCTGTTCAGAATCCACGCCTCATTTTCTAGCAAATTCCGCTGCCCGACATTTGCCGGGCAGTCGGTTCTGCCCCAGAATCGTGGGTCAGCGGCGGGCGGTCGAGACTGCGGTCTCGTCTACGAGCGCCCGGACCAGGACAGTCGCCGAGCCGGGCCGCGCAGGCATTCTCGTGGGCGACGATTGCCTCCTGCCAGTCCCGATCGGTCATGCCGAGCCCGTCGCGGATGGCTGGAGGTGGAACCCCGAGATGCGTGGCGATGTGCTCCCACGACCTGCCCGCCTGGAGGGCCTCGATCACCGCGCGGGCGAGGCGCTCGTCGTTCTGGTCACCGTCAAGTACGGCATCAGCGCTGTCAACGGCCACGGGAAGTCTGTCCGGTCTGGTGCGCTCGACGAGCACGGAGTCGTATTTGCATCCATGCGACTCTAGCGGTTGCAGTCAAATGATGATATAGCCGTGAGTTCGATGGTGACGCGCAGCGACGCTCACCGTGCGGCCGCGGCACGGTCATCGTCGGACGGGATCTCCACCCGACTCGATATCAGTGATCGCGTCAGGCGCCTTCAGTTCGGGCTCTTACTACTCGGCGCGTCCGGACGGGAAATGCACCGATCCGTCGTTGCCGATGCAACCGCCCTGAACCGGGCCGCTGCCGAAGAAGACGCCGTTGAGTTGCCCGCTGCCTCCGGGGGAGTTCGATCCGACTCCGGCACCCCCGACGCCGATCGCCCCGCACTGATAGCTGTTCATGTCGTTCGGTTCGCTGTGGACGTGGAGTTGCGCGCCGGGTGTGTTCGGGTCTCCATGAAATCCCGGTGCCGCCGCTGCGACGCCGGAACCGAGTGCAAAAGCGGTGGCGATCGCGGCCGATGTAACCGCCGTGCGCAATGCGAACGTGTTCATCTGATCTCACCTTTGATTCGATTGTCGCCCGGCTGCCACCGGCCGATGAGTCTCGGGTTGCAGACAATGTCCGGAGTGTCTGTTTCCCGATGGACCAATTATGGTCCGGGCGGTTGGCAGAAATCACCCCTTCGCGTGGTTACCGACAATTCGAATGCGAAGTCCACACCCGGCCGTCGGGGTCCTGCTCGTGGCCGCGAGTATGCCGCAGTAGCGAAACCGATTGACCCCGTGGAGTTCACGTCTGCGTACCGGAGGGCGCTAGCGTTGGGCGGCCAGACATCCGCACGTTCGAAGGGGAAACTGCCACGCATGACCGGTGACGAGATTTCGGACGGCAACGACGCGCACCCGGCTGCGACTCCGCAGTTGCGGCGGCGGTTGGGTGTGTTCGACTCGGTGATGATCGGTCTCGGGTCGATGATCGGGGCGGGGATCTTCGCCGCGCTGGGGCCTGCTGCGTCCGCTGCCGGCGGCGCACTGCTCGTCGGGTTGGCGGTGGCCGCGGTGATCGCCTACTGCAATGCCAATTCGTCGGCCCGGCTCGCCGCGTTGTATCCGCAGTCCGGTGGCACCTACGTCTACGGGCGTGAACGCCTCGGACCTTTCTTCGGGTATCTGGCGGGCTGGGGCTTCGTGGTCGGCAAGACCGCGTCGTGTGCCGCGATGGCCCTGACCGTCGGCGCCTACGCCTGGCCCGGGCGCGAGCATCTCGTCGCGGTGGTCGCCGTCGTCGCCATCACCGCCGTGAATTACTTCGGTGTGCAGAAGTCGGCCCTGGCCACCCGGCTCATCGTGTTTACGGTGCTCGCCGTCCTCGCCGCGGTCGTCGTCGTGTGCCTGACCGGCCCCGACACCGGGTTCGACGGCCTGGAGATCACGTCCGGCCACGGCGTGACCGGGATTCTGCAGGCTGCCGGTCTGCTGTTCTTCGCGTTCGCCGGGTACGCCAGGATCGCCACGCTCGGCGAAGAGGTGAAGGACCCGGCCCGGACCATCTCCCGGGCGATTCCCCTCGCCCTGGCGATCACCCTCGTCGTGTACCTGTGCGTGGCGGTCGCCGTCCTGAACGCGCTCGGTGCCGACGCCCTCGCGGCCGCGACGGATCCGCTCGCCCAGGCGGTTGCCGCTGCGGGATTCGGGAGCCTCGAGCCGGTCGTCCGGGTGGCCGCGGTGATCGCCTCGCTCGGCTCGCTGCTCGCCCTGATCCTCGGGGTGTCGCGGACGACATTCGCGATGGCGCGCGACGGCCACCTGCCGCGCCTGCTCGCCGCCGTCCACCCCCGGTTCGCGGTGCCCTACCGGGCGGAGTTGGCGGTGGGTGTGGTGGTGGCGCTCCTCGCCGCGACAGCCGACCTGCGCGGTGTCATCGGGTTCTCCTCGTTCGCCGTGCTGGTCTACTACCTGATCGCCAACGCGTCCGCCTGGACCCTGTCCGAGAAACCGTGGCCGCGCCTGGTGGCGGTCGTCGGCGCCACCGGATGCATCGTCCTCGCCGCGTTCCTTCCCCTGACCTCGGTGATTCCGGGTGTGATCGCCCTCGCGCTCGGGGCCGTGATCTACGCGATCCGCTCATCGCGTCGTTCCTGATCCAAGCACCTGATCCAAGCGCCTGATCCAGGCTTCGACGCGCGATCGGCACGGGGTGCAGTTAATCTGTCATCGGTGCGATTGTCGATCGCGCCTCGTCGCCGGAGCCGATGTGTTGCGAAAACCTGTCCGCAGCTGAATCTTTCACTTGTTTCATCGGGCTGTGCCCGCATTCCCAGTGCCCTGACCGTGTTCGGTGTTCGAGAGGGGAATGACTTCACATGTCGGAACTCCACTGGATAACGCGAGGCCGGTGCCGAGACGGAGACCCGGATCGGCTGTTCGTGCGAGGCGCCGCGCAGCGCAAGGCCGCCGCGCTGTGCCGGCACTGCCCGGTGCTGATGGAATGCGGCGCGTATGCGCTCGACAATCGTGTCGAATTCGGCATCTGGGGTGGGATGACCGAGCGTCAGCGCCGGGCACTGCTCGAGGCGCATCCCCATGTCCGTTGGTCGGATCTCTTCGAGGGGCCGTCACGTGCCCGGTAGCGCTCACCCGGTCAGGTAGAGAACCACCCTGAAGTACCGGGAATCCCGACGGAACGTCGGTGTGGCGAGACCGTACCGCTCGAAGTATTCGTGCTGTTCGATGAACCGGAAGTCGCGGGCGGTGCTGGGTATCGAGCACTGCAGATTCGGCATCCGCCACGTGCCGGTGTCGGGCACGCACCACATCTGCACGGTGCCGGGCAGGATGTTCCAGCCGTCGTCGGTACTCAGTGCGAGGTTCGCGACGACCTCGATCGACGCGACCACGCCGCGCACGGACATTGCGGGCACGGTCGTGAACCCCGGGTACCTGTCGACGTAGAAGGCGCCTCTGCCGGAATCGTTCGGCCCCTCCTCGGCCAGTGATCGGATCTCGGCGGGAAGCTCCTGTTCGTCGAGCCACGAGAGTGTGGCGGTCACGGTGTCACCGGGGTGCCAGAGACGGTGCGTGGGGACGGGCTCGTCGTCGACGAAGACCGTGAGTGTCTGGACGAGCATTGTCATGCCCCGCGCAGTCGGCGGGTCGATGGGCGAAGCCATCGGGCGCGGGGTTACCTTGCGGCAGACGATACGCCGCTGCCGCACTGAACGCGGCAGCGGCGTTGAGCCACCCTGGTCGAGGGGATCAGTACGGCAGCGAGGAGCAGCTGGGGTGGTCGACGATGGCTTGACCCTGGCACATCGCGCCCTGCGCGTCGTCGTCGAAACGGTCGCGCCGATCCCGGTCGCGATTGTCACGGTCCGACTGGGAGGTGACGGCGACGTCACCGCCGCCCGTCGAAGCGGGCATGGCGTGCGCGATTCCGGCCGCGCCGGTGACGGAGAATGCGACTGCGGCGAACATCAGGCCGGCGCGAATGGCGGTGTGGCGAAACATGCGGAGTCCTTGCTGGTGTGTGGTCGAGTGTTCCTTGACCACACCAACACTGCCCCTGGAAGGAGTCGGTCGACAGCCACCCAAGGGTGCGCCTTTCCCACCCCCTTGTGGGAGCAGGCGGGGGCGTCAGGTCCGTCGGCGCCCTTTCGCGTGTCGTCGGCGGTTCGCTGTCGCCTCGCGCAACGCGGTGCGCAGTCCCGCCCGCCGTCCGGTGCCTCCGTCGGCGGGCTCGGTGAGGGCGGTCCGGAATTTCAGTTCGGACGCGGTCTCGGGAGCGTCGTCGGCGGTCGCGGACAGAAACCGGTCCGGGAACGCCAGCTTGTGGATGGTGCGCAGGGTCAGGAAGTATTGCTTGGCAAGCGAACCGGTGGTGTACGGCAGATCGTATTTCTCGCACAGATCACGGACCCTCGTTGCGATTTCCGCGTAGCGGTTGCTGGGAA includes these proteins:
- a CDS encoding PAS and ANTAR domain-containing protein; translation: MDSEQVFGGGEPQRVGSFRFFLDGQRWEWSEAVAQMHGYRPGEVTPTTELLLSHKHPEDHPHVARVLDRMINDAEPFSSKHRIITATGKVRQVVVVGDRMHDDAGAVIGTSGFYIDITDSHRSDVKDSVDETVAELEQSRAVIEQAKGALMLVYGIPADRAFDILTWRSQETNTRLRTIAEHIVAAFDELEPDTGLRTRFDHLLLTAHQPSHRPQ
- a CDS encoding WhiB family transcriptional regulator; this encodes MSELHWITRGRCRDGDPDRLFVRGAAQRKAAALCRHCPVLMECGAYALDNRVEFGIWGGMTERQRRALLEAHPHVRWSDLFEGPSRAR
- a CDS encoding NAD-dependent epimerase/dehydratase family protein, whose translation is MSKNRLRIQLACRGLGNVGTSVVSALGATPHVETVMAVARRPTAWTTSKTTFVTTDIATGDLRAVVRGADAVIHLAWLFQPTRKPAATWRNNVLGAIGVFDAVAAERVHALVYASSVAADSPGPSDREVSENWPTHGWPGAAYPREKAYLERWFDAYEIRNSAVRVVRRRPGFIFKRESATSQRRLFGGPFVPGSLARRAAVPAVPLPDQLRVQILHTDDAAAAYVQAVLPPVHGAYNLATDPPVDRRFLADYFGVSEREAACPPHPWLQTPPAADATKSPPASDAHPE
- a CDS encoding WhiB family transcriptional regulator is translated as MLDHSHHPTDQDWQHVASCRGTDTDMFFSPDGERGSVRARREHAAKQICHNCPVLAECRDHALTTTEAYGIWGGMSETERTRHTRRTRHAARPPRAWERRTH
- a CDS encoding ATP-binding protein, with amino-acid sequence MFTSMSVRPAGNLPVELTSFVGRRDDLTQAKNLFASARMLTLTGMGGVGKTRFALRLASEVRRQFPDGVWLVELADLRQGDLLTRTISTALRIRNESSDPLSILVDHLRERRLLVILDNCEHLAEACAVLISGLLQVAPDLKVLGTSRHVLGVVGEQVFPVPPLTHESTATGLSEAMVLFEERASAADPRFRITEENREAVAKLCRALEGLPLAVELAAAHVRTFSAAEIAERLAHTEVLTATERTRHPRHRTLDAAVDWSYRLCTPEERRLWEQLSVFSGGFTIETAGGVCLAAEPEPTVVGALIGLVDKSVIVRINGTHGLRGRYRMLEPVRQYAREKLASSPDELLVRRRHRDYFFRLAQLGLTDYCSSSDVEWYATTRSEQANIREALEFSLSDPDAVDTTIEMATALRPFWQQSGSMIEGCQWLRRALDRTTEPTVDRAAGLVAASILGFLAGQTGEARTLLREYRELITRPGFDDFSVITPFASALEAFADGHAHLAFEQAEKTVELGIDRERTVLVAEAMALSALCVFITNHERAEEITLRFVHFAEKLGVHLLHAIALYPLGAVRWRQGDVVSATALMRKAIHLYQMFEQPGMVAVCIEGLAWSDAERDPHRAAMLLGAAKSIWRYSQMRLPQAAVQGVTSGIEAQLRQHLGDPEFAQIFATGQELSFEESVALALGSGAEPKPRARKPAAHAGLTRREQQIAALVAQGLTNREIAAKLVISPRTVDAHVEHALVKLGFRSRTQIARWFSTSEHSD
- a CDS encoding APC family permease — encoded protein: MTGDEISDGNDAHPAATPQLRRRLGVFDSVMIGLGSMIGAGIFAALGPAASAAGGALLVGLAVAAVIAYCNANSSARLAALYPQSGGTYVYGRERLGPFFGYLAGWGFVVGKTASCAAMALTVGAYAWPGREHLVAVVAVVAITAVNYFGVQKSALATRLIVFTVLAVLAAVVVVCLTGPDTGFDGLEITSGHGVTGILQAAGLLFFAFAGYARIATLGEEVKDPARTISRAIPLALAITLVVYLCVAVAVLNALGADALAAATDPLAQAVAAAGFGSLEPVVRVAAVIASLGSLLALILGVSRTTFAMARDGHLPRLLAAVHPRFAVPYRAELAVGVVVALLAATADLRGVIGFSSFAVLVYYLIANASAWTLSEKPWPRLVAVVGATGCIVLAAFLPLTSVIPGVIALALGAVIYAIRSSRRS